From one Fusobacterium mortiferum ATCC 9817 genomic stretch:
- a CDS encoding GNAT family N-acetyltransferase, whose translation MSIIIRQEEERDYRRVEEIAREAFWSLYFPGTDIPVVVNKLRRSSDFIKELTYVIEVNGKVEGAIFYTNSKIIDKKEEEHKVISFGPVFISPEFHRQGLGRKLITYTIEKAKEMGYRAIITLGYPYHYEPYGFLGGKKYGISMPDMKFYKGLLVLSLYEGALENISGYVIFSDDLEATQEEIEEFDKRFPYKEKGFQESQLEYEKACAELDE comes from the coding sequence ATGAGTATAATCATAAGGCAAGAAGAGGAAAGAGATTATAGAAGAGTTGAAGAGATAGCAAGAGAAGCTTTTTGGAGTCTATATTTTCCAGGAACAGATATACCTGTTGTAGTAAATAAATTACGTAGAAGTTCAGACTTTATAAAAGAACTAACTTATGTAATTGAAGTAAATGGGAAGGTAGAAGGAGCAATTTTTTATACTAATTCTAAGATAATAGATAAGAAAGAGGAAGAGCATAAGGTTATATCTTTTGGACCTGTATTTATCTCTCCAGAATTTCATAGACAAGGATTAGGAAGAAAATTAATAACTTACACAATAGAAAAAGCTAAAGAGATGGGGTATAGAGCAATAATAACTTTAGGTTATCCATATCACTATGAACCATATGGTTTTTTAGGTGGTAAAAAATATGGAATTTCTATGCCAGATATGAAATTTTATAAAGGGCTTTTAGTGCTGTCATTATATGAAGGAGCTTTAGAAAATATATCAGGATATGTTATATTTTCTGATGATTTAGAAGCAACTCAAGAAGAGATAGAAGAGTTTGACAAGAGATTTCCATATAAGGAAAAAGGTTTTCAAGAGAGTCAGTTAGAGTATGAAAAAGCTTGTGCTGAATTAGATGAATAA
- a CDS encoding EFR1 family ferrodoxin (N-terminal region resembles flavodoxins. C-terminal ferrodoxin region binds two 4Fe-4S clusters.) has protein sequence MEIYYFSGTGNSLYIAKKIKESFIDCNLIPIETLSRFEKITPKSKEVGFIFPVYFGDIPPLVKNIIKKFDFSKIEYIFALPNCYSIAGATFINFRKILKSQNKNINYENILFMPDNAILFPIEKDNEKLKQVEIDIIPVIEDIKKRINRKLSNNYFQIFQYYIMKLFSEWEFSPKKFIVNDSCISCGICKQVCPTKNIELQNGKPIFNSNCTHCLACFHWCPKEAIYMKNFTIKNRRKYHNPNIKLNEIIRK, from the coding sequence ATGGAAATTTATTATTTTTCTGGAACTGGGAATTCCCTGTATATTGCTAAAAAAATTAAAGAAAGTTTCATAGATTGTAATTTAATTCCAATAGAAACTCTCTCACGTTTTGAAAAAATTACTCCAAAATCTAAAGAAGTTGGATTTATTTTTCCTGTATATTTTGGGGATATCCCTCCACTTGTAAAAAATATTATTAAAAAATTTGATTTTTCCAAAATAGAATATATATTTGCTCTCCCAAATTGCTATAGTATTGCAGGGGCTACTTTTATAAATTTTAGAAAAATTTTAAAATCTCAAAATAAAAATATAAATTATGAAAATATTTTATTTATGCCAGATAATGCTATACTATTTCCAATAGAAAAAGATAATGAGAAATTAAAACAAGTAGAAATAGATATTATTCCTGTTATTGAAGATATTAAAAAGAGAATTAATAGAAAATTATCTAATAATTATTTCCAAATTTTTCAATATTATATAATGAAGCTATTTTCAGAGTGGGAGTTCTCCCCTAAAAAATTTATTGTAAATGATAGTTGTATTAGCTGTGGAATCTGCAAACAAGTATGTCCAACTAAAAATATTGAATTACAAAATGGAAAACCTATATTTAATTCAAATTGTACTCATTGCCTTGCTTGTTTTCATTGGTGTCCAAAAGAAGCTATCTATATGAAAAATTTTACAATAAAAAATAGAAGAAAATATCACAATCCAAATATCAAGTTAAATGAAATTATTAGAAAATAA
- a CDS encoding EI24 domain-containing protein produces the protein MKTINLVFNSFLDAFKIVREAGLKKFYFLPGIISLILFGIFVYLGDYLSLSIATAFENFFKLGEYSSIIYVLIKILIWICTIFFYYLVYKSLLLVIISPILGYISERVETHLTGKKFDFTFGDNIKFLLRGIDIGLKSFFKQMVGTCVVMLLGFIFPINLSIPLLIFIIQGYFTGFSFMDYTLERYNLTPKESLEFLKKQRVYAALCGGIFTLLFFIPIIGIFIAPLITCIATTKITLELLKDYPQSNSISTK, from the coding sequence ATGAAAACTATTAATTTGGTTTTTAACTCTTTTTTAGATGCTTTTAAAATTGTTAGAGAAGCTGGACTTAAGAAATTTTACTTCCTGCCTGGGATTATAAGTTTAATACTCTTTGGAATTTTTGTATATTTAGGAGATTATCTATCTCTAAGTATTGCTACAGCTTTTGAAAATTTTTTCAAACTTGGAGAATATAGCTCTATCATATATGTTTTAATAAAAATTTTAATATGGATATGTACGATATTTTTCTACTATCTAGTTTATAAATCATTACTTCTTGTAATTATCTCCCCTATTCTTGGATATATATCAGAAAGAGTGGAAACTCATCTTACAGGAAAAAAATTTGATTTCACTTTTGGAGATAATATTAAATTTTTATTAAGAGGTATTGATATCGGCTTAAAAAGTTTTTTTAAACAGATGGTTGGGACTTGTGTAGTAATGTTACTTGGATTTATTTTCCCAATAAATTTATCTATCCCACTACTTATATTTATTATTCAAGGATATTTTACAGGTTTTTCATTTATGGATTATACCTTAGAAAGATATAATCTTACTCCAAAGGAAAGCCTTGAATTTTTAAAAAAACAAAGAGTGTATGCTGCACTTTGTGGTGGAATCTTTACACTTCTATTTTTTATTCCAATTATTGGAATATTTATAGCTCCACTTATTACCTGTATAGCTACTACTAAGATAACTTTAGAGCTACTTAAAGATTATCCTCAATCTAATTCTATCTCAACTAAATAA
- a CDS encoding histidine phosphatase family protein, with amino-acid sequence MKIYFIRHGETVWNTLRIFQGSSNSPLTEKGREQAKKLGERLKNTEFTNFYSSPLGRTIETSKLIIGDRDIKIETIDEFKEISVGRMEGVPREKFEATYPEQFHNFFFNPKDYNPIPYDGETFPQLIERVERGLKKITENHKEDDVIVVVTHGMTLKAIFKVIKGISFDELGKVAVPQNTSLSIVDYTDGKYSVDIFSDVSHLGADDYENY; translated from the coding sequence ATGAAAATTTATTTTATCAGACATGGAGAAACAGTATGGAATACTTTAAGAATTTTCCAAGGTTCATCTAATTCTCCACTTACAGAAAAGGGAAGAGAACAAGCTAAAAAATTAGGAGAGAGATTAAAAAATACAGAGTTTACAAATTTTTACTCTTCTCCTCTTGGTAGAACTATTGAAACATCAAAACTTATAATAGGAGATAGAGATATCAAAATAGAAACAATTGATGAGTTTAAAGAGATATCAGTAGGAAGAATGGAAGGTGTTCCTAGAGAAAAGTTTGAAGCTACATATCCTGAGCAATTTCACAATTTTTTCTTCAATCCAAAAGATTATAATCCAATCCCTTATGATGGAGAAACTTTTCCTCAGCTTATAGAAAGAGTAGAAAGAGGATTGAAAAAAATAACTGAAAATCATAAAGAAGATGATGTGATTGTAGTTGTTACTCATGGAATGACTTTGAAAGCTATATTTAAGGTTATAAAGGGTATCAGTTTTGATGAATTAGGAAAGGTAGCAGTTCCTCAAAACACAAGTCTTTCAATAGTAGATTATACAGATGGAAAATATAGTGTAGATATTTTCTCTGATGTTTCACATCTTGGAGCAGATGATTATGAAAACTATTAA
- a CDS encoding M48 family metallopeptidase, translated as MKIKKIFFISLLLTLFIACTNAPISGRKQLLLVSEEDMINQSYSQYREIIVHSKVLNNSDAKLVKKVGNRIANAVDRYFKEHPEQKISKFKYQWEFNLIENSVPNAWCMPGGKVAVYSGILPYTKDENGLAVVMSHEIAHAIAEHGREQASYSVLQNLGGSILNSMGLPTQIYGGASNLVLLKYSREHETEADELGLIFMKLAGYNPNTAISFWERMKTSSGGGQPEFLSTHPSDTTRINNIKNFLQSEKFKNITK; from the coding sequence ATGAAAATAAAAAAAATATTTTTTATCTCATTACTTTTAACTTTATTTATAGCTTGTACCAATGCTCCTATTTCTGGAAGAAAACAATTACTTTTAGTTTCTGAAGAGGATATGATTAATCAAAGCTATTCTCAATATAGAGAAATTATTGTTCATAGTAAAGTTCTAAATAACAGTGATGCTAAACTTGTTAAAAAAGTTGGAAATAGAATTGCTAATGCTGTTGATAGATATTTTAAAGAACATCCAGAGCAAAAAATATCTAAATTTAAATATCAATGGGAGTTTAACTTAATAGAAAATAGTGTTCCTAATGCTTGGTGTATGCCTGGAGGTAAGGTAGCTGTCTATAGTGGGATCCTCCCTTATACTAAAGATGAAAATGGACTAGCTGTTGTTATGTCCCATGAGATAGCTCATGCTATTGCTGAACATGGAAGAGAACAAGCAAGCTATTCAGTACTACAAAATCTCGGTGGTTCTATTTTAAACTCTATGGGACTCCCTACTCAAATATATGGTGGTGCTTCAAATCTTGTTCTTTTAAAATATAGTAGAGAACATGAAACAGAGGCTGATGAATTAGGGCTTATTTTTATGAAATTAGCTGGCTATAACCCTAATACTGCTATAAGTTTTTGGGAAAGAATGAAAACTTCTTCTGGTGGTGGACAACCAGAGTTTTTAAGTACACATCCTAGCGATACTACCAGAATAAACAACATAAAAAACTTTTTACAAAGTGAAAAATTTAAAAATATTACAAAATAG
- the kdsB gene encoding 3-deoxy-manno-octulosonate cytidylyltransferase gives MKFLGVIPSRYASTRLEGKPLKDICGHTMIEWVYKRTKLSNLDEVVVATDDERIYKEVERFGGKAILTSKEHENGTSRIAEVCTKYEDYDVIVNVQGDEPLIEPEMINSIINSFKEDDTISMSTLKYKIDTMEEIENPNYVKVITDKKGYALYFSRSVIPYPRKLDIQNYYKHVGIYGYKRDFVVEYAKMEPTPLELSESLEQLRALENGYRIKVMETPYKIIGVDTQEELEKVREYIKENGLKLD, from the coding sequence ATGAAATTTTTAGGAGTAATACCATCGAGATATGCTTCAACTAGATTAGAAGGAAAGCCATTAAAAGATATTTGTGGACATACTATGATAGAGTGGGTGTATAAAAGGACAAAACTTTCTAATCTTGATGAAGTGGTAGTAGCTACTGATGATGAAAGAATATATAAGGAAGTTGAAAGATTTGGAGGAAAAGCTATACTTACTAGTAAGGAGCATGAAAATGGAACTAGTAGAATAGCAGAGGTTTGTACAAAATATGAAGACTATGATGTTATAGTTAATGTTCAAGGAGATGAGCCATTAATAGAGCCAGAGATGATTAACTCTATAATCAATTCTTTTAAAGAGGATGACACTATTTCAATGAGCACATTAAAATACAAGATAGACACTATGGAAGAGATAGAAAATCCAAACTATGTAAAAGTAATAACTGATAAAAAAGGCTATGCACTATATTTTTCAAGAAGTGTAATCCCTTATCCAAGAAAGCTAGATATACAAAATTACTATAAACATGTGGGGATATATGGATATAAGAGAGATTTTGTAGTAGAATATGCAAAAATGGAGCCAACACCATTAGAATTATCAGAGTCATTAGAGCAACTTAGAGCTTTAGAAAATGGATATAGAATAAAAGTTATGGAGACTCCATATAAGATAATAGGGGTAGATACTCAAGAGGAGCTGGAAAAAGTAAGAGAATATATAAAAGAGAATGGGTTAAAATTAGATTAA
- a CDS encoding SpoIID/LytB domain-containing protein: MKIIKQLSIAIIIGLALVGCTSTESFREIGGVPYKVEKNRVEEGDYTLDNSFFRKRGLPIPNVFKGKDIEYLTARNDTLKKYDYDFFDGVDEKQALKFYKDLEVRGYGDNSPYWRWKITLDKDEFFTAIKNNLPSVYRGRPAEVLTLDDGQWKSIKITEAGIGKIKDVEVAGRGKSGVVTYILITTNKNKYLVAKELNIRKLFALTKSTTESGKDILMYGARGGAGKYQESPIRRNITLLPASYFVIEYTGGRANIYGGGYGHGVGMGQYTAYDLAKNHGYTYKQILSRHYPHSQLKDMYSLKGVGKIINVGITTNNSLDHSKVILSSNGKMRINGSGFKIDVPAKQKVVIINNGDRLWVSVDGKHRVKTVNPLDITAYGYYITLEGLKKGHTTTPRYRGDMLIKPSKTNSKKIRVINKVKIEDYLKQVVPSEMPESFGVEALKAQAVAARTYALSDYLKNRYEKDGFHVKDTTESQVYNNAKENESSTKAIEATSGKVLMNDGKPIDAKYFSTSSGFTEAANYIW, encoded by the coding sequence ATGAAAATTATAAAACAATTATCAATAGCGATAATTATAGGATTAGCATTGGTAGGATGTACTTCAACAGAAAGCTTTAGGGAGATAGGTGGAGTTCCTTACAAGGTAGAGAAAAATAGAGTAGAAGAGGGAGATTATACTCTAGATAACTCTTTTTTTAGAAAAAGAGGATTACCTATACCAAATGTTTTTAAAGGAAAGGATATAGAGTATCTTACTGCTAGAAATGATACCCTAAAAAAATATGATTATGATTTTTTTGATGGGGTAGATGAGAAACAAGCTTTAAAATTTTATAAAGATTTAGAGGTAAGAGGTTATGGAGATAATTCTCCTTATTGGAGATGGAAGATAACTCTTGATAAGGATGAATTTTTTACAGCTATAAAAAATAATCTACCATCTGTATATAGAGGTAGACCTGCAGAAGTACTTACTCTTGATGATGGGCAATGGAAATCTATCAAAATAACTGAGGCAGGTATAGGAAAAATAAAAGATGTAGAGGTAGCTGGAAGAGGAAAATCAGGAGTAGTTACCTATATTTTAATTACTACAAATAAAAATAAATACTTAGTTGCTAAAGAGTTAAATATTAGAAAACTTTTTGCTTTAACAAAATCTACAACTGAAAGTGGAAAAGATATTTTGATGTATGGAGCAAGAGGTGGAGCTGGAAAATATCAAGAGAGTCCAATTAGAAGAAATATAACTCTTTTGCCAGCCTCTTATTTTGTAATAGAATATACTGGTGGAAGAGCTAATATCTATGGTGGAGGATATGGACATGGTGTAGGGATGGGACAATATACTGCTTATGATTTAGCAAAAAATCATGGATACACATATAAACAAATTCTATCTAGACACTATCCACACTCTCAACTAAAAGATATGTATTCTTTAAAAGGGGTAGGGAAGATTATAAATGTAGGTATTACTACTAATAATTCTTTAGACCATAGCAAAGTGATACTATCTAGTAATGGAAAAATGAGAATAAATGGATCTGGATTTAAAATAGATGTACCAGCTAAACAAAAAGTTGTAATAATAAATAATGGAGATAGACTTTGGGTAAGTGTAGATGGAAAACATAGAGTAAAAACTGTAAATCCACTAGATATAACAGCTTATGGATATTATATAACTTTGGAAGGATTGAAAAAAGGACACACTACAACTCCTAGATATAGGGGAGATATGTTAATAAAACCATCTAAAACTAACTCTAAGAAAATAAGGGTAATAAATAAAGTAAAAATTGAAGATTATTTAAAACAAGTAGTACCAAGTGAGATGCCAGAAAGTTTTGGAGTGGAGGCATTAAAAGCACAAGCTGTAGCAGCTAGAACTTACGCTTTAAGTGACTACTTAAAAAACAGATATGAAAAAGATGGATTTCATGTAAAAGATACAACAGAAAGCCAAGTGTATAATAATGCAAAGGAGAATGAAAGCTCTACAAAGGCAATAGAAGCAACTTCTGGAAAAGTTCTTATGAATGATGGGAAACCAATTGATGCTAAGTACTTCTCTACTTCATCAGGATTTACAGAAGCAGCTAACTACATTTGGTAG
- a CDS encoding Na+/H+ antiporter NhaC family protein yields the protein MKKYLGVILVLTTMILNILVKSYVGIGVNGVLIFLGIIALIKGFKLGEIVENGYLSGKKSLLVIKIFLLVGGISSIWIMSGTIPTVVYQGIRLMNPNYFYLSSFLITSVVAFLLGSAFGTSGTVGIAMIAIGKGLGADLSIVGGTVISGAYFGDRCSPVSSSANLVATLTKTNLYINIKNMLKTGAIPFVLSGILYVLCNSGSNEIVKNIAMLDLLEKNFNLTYLNFLPIVIILVLTLLKVNVKISLILSIVMAMILSYFIQGREIVDIVRTLFLGFFLERDNPLYPILKGGGILSMWKTAIIIFISCCLSGLIQMLKIFSKIEEIILKSKSEFSLFIWTVIVSIIAGMLGCNQSIAVVMTIDIMKKIYEIKKISREKFAIDIENSAIVLAAGIPWNLASLFPATVMELPSLKYLAYSYFIFLVPIVRIIEKKIYKK from the coding sequence ATGAAAAAATATTTAGGGGTAATATTAGTACTTACTACTATGATTCTAAATATATTAGTAAAATCATATGTCGGAATAGGAGTTAATGGAGTTTTAATTTTTTTGGGAATTATAGCTCTGATAAAGGGATTTAAGTTGGGAGAGATAGTGGAGAATGGGTATTTAAGTGGTAAAAAATCTCTTTTGGTAATAAAGATATTTTTATTAGTGGGTGGGATTTCATCTATTTGGATAATGTCAGGAACAATTCCCACAGTTGTATATCAGGGTATAAGATTGATGAATCCCAATTATTTTTATCTATCATCATTTTTGATTACTTCAGTTGTAGCCTTTCTTCTAGGAAGTGCCTTTGGAACATCAGGTACAGTTGGGATAGCTATGATAGCTATTGGAAAAGGTTTGGGAGCTGATTTATCAATAGTAGGTGGAACTGTAATATCTGGAGCTTATTTTGGGGATAGATGTTCTCCAGTATCATCTAGTGCCAATTTAGTTGCTACTCTTACAAAGACTAATTTATATATCAATATAAAAAATATGCTAAAGACAGGAGCAATTCCCTTTGTATTGAGTGGAATACTATATGTACTTTGTAATAGTGGAAGTAATGAGATAGTAAAAAATATAGCTATGTTAGATTTATTAGAGAAAAATTTTAATCTTACATATTTAAATTTTCTACCAATAGTAATTATTTTAGTTCTAACACTTTTGAAAGTAAATGTGAAAATCTCTTTGATACTTAGTATAGTTATGGCTATGATACTTAGCTATTTTATACAAGGGAGGGAAATAGTAGATATAGTAAGAACTCTCTTTTTAGGATTTTTTCTTGAAAGGGATAATCCTCTTTACCCTATATTAAAAGGTGGAGGGATTCTTTCTATGTGGAAAACTGCTATAATAATTTTTATCTCTTGCTGTCTTTCAGGTTTGATTCAGATGCTGAAGATTTTTTCAAAAATTGAGGAGATAATTTTAAAAAGTAAAAGTGAGTTTTCTCTTTTTATATGGACAGTTATAGTAAGTATAATAGCTGGAATGTTAGGTTGTAATCAATCTATTGCTGTGGTAATGACAATAGATATTATGAAAAAAATTTATGAAATTAAAAAAATATCTAGAGAAAAATTTGCTATTGATATTGAAAATAGTGCCATTGTCCTAGCTGCTGGTATTCCTTGGAACTTAGCTAGCCTATTTCCTGCTACTGTGATGGAGTTACCTAGCTTAAAATATTTAGCTTACTCCTATTTCATTTTTTTAGTTCCAATAGTGAGAATTATAGAGAAAAAAATATATAAAAAATAA
- a CDS encoding Na+/H+ antiporter NhaC family protein, translated as MFEVIKLMPVVILAGLMIGGFDALIAAPIATVAAALAAVITEKRKFNEILDAALSNVREIVIALFILMMAYAMAEVFMSTGVGAAIINLALKIGITGRTIAIVGAIVTSVLSIATGTSWGTFAACTPIFLWLNYIVGGNIFLTLGAIAGGACFGDNIGLISDTTIVSSGIQGVEVIKRVRHQGVWSGLVLLLGIIAFGVAGFTFDLPNITGNGAEAIAKIPADVWTKLAAERESAVTLLNQVKQGVPVYMILPLVLVLGAAFRGYQTFICLFIGIISSYVLGKIAGTVVDTRDFLENLIMSGFSGAGSWVIVMMMWVSAFGGIMKSIDAFRPLSTLLIKISKNVRQLMFWNGVLSIVGNMTLADEMAQIVTVGPIIRNLVEKNVEGSPEDMEKLKLRNATFSDAMGVFGSQLIPWHVYIGFYIGIASTVYPLYDFKALDIIKYNFIAYIAVISMLFLTITGLDRMIPNFGLPSEPKVKLKKF; from the coding sequence ATGTTTGAAGTAATTAAATTAATGCCAGTTGTTATACTAGCAGGACTTATGATAGGAGGATTTGATGCACTAATAGCAGCACCTATTGCTACAGTAGCAGCAGCATTAGCAGCAGTAATAACAGAAAAAAGAAAATTTAATGAAATTTTAGATGCAGCACTTTCAAATGTAAGGGAGATAGTGATAGCTCTATTTATTTTGATGATGGCATATGCTATGGCAGAAGTATTTATGTCAACAGGAGTAGGAGCAGCTATAATCAATCTAGCTTTGAAAATAGGGATAACAGGGAGAACAATAGCAATAGTAGGAGCAATTGTAACTTCAGTTCTTTCAATAGCCACAGGGACAAGTTGGGGAACATTTGCAGCTTGTACTCCGATATTTTTATGGCTTAATTATATAGTAGGTGGGAATATTTTCTTAACTTTAGGGGCAATAGCTGGAGGAGCTTGTTTTGGAGATAATATAGGACTTATCTCTGATACTACAATAGTCAGCTCTGGAATACAGGGAGTAGAGGTGATAAAAAGAGTAAGACACCAAGGGGTATGGTCTGGTTTAGTTTTACTATTAGGAATCATAGCTTTTGGAGTAGCAGGTTTTACTTTTGACTTACCTAATATAACTGGAAATGGAGCAGAGGCAATAGCTAAAATACCAGCAGATGTGTGGACAAAATTAGCTGCAGAAAGGGAGTCAGCAGTAACACTGCTTAACCAAGTAAAACAAGGTGTTCCTGTATATATGATTCTTCCTTTAGTGCTTGTTTTAGGAGCAGCTTTTAGAGGTTATCAAACTTTTATCTGTCTTTTTATAGGAATAATATCTTCATATGTTTTAGGAAAGATAGCAGGAACAGTTGTAGATACAAGAGATTTTTTAGAAAATCTGATAATGTCTGGATTTTCTGGGGCAGGGTCTTGGGTAATAGTAATGATGATGTGGGTATCTGCTTTTGGTGGAATAATGAAATCAATAGATGCTTTTAGACCTCTATCTACTCTACTTATAAAAATTTCTAAAAATGTTAGACAGCTTATGTTTTGGAATGGAGTTTTATCAATAGTAGGAAATATGACTTTAGCAGATGAGATGGCTCAAATAGTTACTGTTGGACCTATTATTAGAAACCTTGTAGAAAAAAATGTAGAGGGAAGTCCAGAAGATATGGAAAAATTAAAATTGAGAAATGCTACATTTAGTGATGCTATGGGAGTTTTTGGTTCGCAACTTATACCTTGGCACGTATATATAGGTTTTTATATAGGAATAGCTTCAACAGTTTACCCACTGTATGACTTCAAAGCTTTAGATATAATAAAATATAATTTTATTGCCTATATAGCAGTAATAAGTATGTTATTTTTAACAATAACAGGTTTAGATAGAATGATTCCAAATTTTGGATTACCAAGTGAACCAAAGGTAAAATTAAAAAAGTTTTAA
- the dtd gene encoding D-aminoacyl-tRNA deacylase, protein MRAVIQRVKYSSVSVDGEIVGKINQGFMVLLGITHTDGDREIDWLSKKIKDLRVFEDENGKMNLGLEDIKGELLVISQFTLYGDCIKGRRPGFVEAARPEIAKPLYEKFLDKCRSYGIKTEAGIFGADMKVELLNDGPVTLIIDTKDVASFK, encoded by the coding sequence ATGAGAGCTGTTATACAGAGAGTTAAATATTCTAGTGTAAGTGTTGATGGAGAGATTGTAGGTAAAATAAATCAAGGATTTATGGTTTTACTTGGAATAACTCACACTGATGGAGATAGAGAAATTGATTGGCTATCTAAAAAAATTAAAGATTTAAGAGTTTTTGAAGATGAAAATGGAAAGATGAATTTAGGTTTAGAAGATATCAAAGGAGAGTTACTTGTTATATCTCAATTTACTCTATATGGAGATTGTATCAAAGGACGTCGTCCTGGATTTGTTGAGGCAGCTAGACCTGAGATAGCTAAACCACTATATGAAAAATTCTTAGATAAATGCAGAAGTTATGGTATCAAAACAGAGGCTGGTATATTTGGAGCTGATATGAAAGTTGAGCTTCTAAATGATGGTCCTGTTACTTTAATTATCGATACTAAAGATGTAGCAAGTTTTAAATAA
- a CDS encoding nicotinate phosphoribosyltransferase — MEKSRVLTDFARVINSDRYQYTESDIFLMENMEEKIAVFDVYFRKTEDGGFAVVAGVQEVINLIEILNSTPEEEKRMYFSEILEEEHLVDYLSKMKFTGDILAMRDGEIVYPNEPVLTVKAPLIQAKILETPILNIINMQMAIATKASRVTRAAYPIPVSSFGSRRAHGFDSAVAGNKAAVIGGCANHSNLVTEYKYGIPSVGTMAHSYVQTFGVGSQAERTAFETFIKHRKNREKNSLILLIDTYNTIGMGIKNAIEAFKNCGIDDNYKGMYGVRIDSGDLAYLSKKCRKILDEAGFKKAKIVLTNSLNEELIRSLKEQGVCADSYGVGDEIAVSKSNPCFGGVYKIVEIDNEPVIKLSEDVVKISNPGFKEVYRVYDTCGLAYADLITLMKNDRDRELLINGKTLTIRDEKYDFKSSELKEGEYTVKRLTREYVINGEIIMSEYEKLFDIMDSQKYYLESLEKVSEERKRLENPHKYKVDLSSDLIELKYNLIKGIKAEIEK; from the coding sequence ATGGAAAAGTCGAGAGTATTGACAGATTTTGCAAGAGTTATAAATTCAGATAGATATCAATATACAGAGAGTGATATATTTTTAATGGAAAATATGGAAGAAAAAATAGCTGTATTTGATGTATATTTTAGAAAAACAGAAGATGGAGGATTTGCAGTAGTAGCAGGTGTTCAAGAGGTAATAAATCTAATAGAGATATTAAATAGCACACCAGAAGAGGAAAAGAGAATGTATTTTTCTGAAATACTAGAAGAGGAACACTTAGTAGATTATCTTTCTAAAATGAAATTTACTGGAGATATATTAGCTATGAGAGATGGAGAGATAGTTTATCCAAATGAACCAGTACTAACAGTAAAGGCTCCATTAATTCAAGCAAAAATTTTAGAAACTCCAATATTAAATATTATCAATATGCAGATGGCAATTGCAACAAAAGCTTCAAGAGTAACAAGAGCAGCTTATCCTATACCTGTATCATCCTTTGGAAGTAGAAGAGCTCACGGATTTGATAGTGCTGTAGCTGGAAATAAAGCTGCTGTAATAGGGGGATGTGCAAATCATTCAAATTTAGTAACTGAGTATAAGTACGGAATACCTAGTGTAGGAACTATGGCTCATTCATATGTACAAACTTTTGGTGTAGGAAGCCAAGCTGAAAGGACAGCTTTTGAGACTTTTATAAAGCATAGAAAAAATAGAGAAAAAAATAGTCTAATTCTATTAATAGATACATATAATACTATAGGAATGGGAATAAAAAATGCTATAGAAGCTTTTAAAAACTGTGGAATAGATGACAATTATAAAGGAATGTATGGAGTAAGGATAGACTCTGGAGATTTGGCATATCTTTCAAAAAAATGTAGAAAAATACTAGACGAGGCAGGATTTAAAAAAGCTAAAATAGTTTTAACAAATTCATTAAATGAAGAGCTTATCCGTTCTTTAAAAGAGCAAGGAGTATGTGCTGATTCTTATGGAGTAGGAGATGAAATTGCAGTAAGTAAATCTAATCCTTGTTTTGGTGGAGTTTATAAGATAGTTGAAATAGATAATGAGCCTGTTATAAAACTTTCAGAGGATGTTGTAAAAATATCTAATCCAGGATTTAAAGAGGTATATAGAGTTTATGATACTTGTGGACTTGCCTATGCTGATTTGATTACTCTTATGAAAAATGATAGAGATAGAGAGTTGCTTATCAATGGAAAGACTCTTACTATAAGAGATGAAAAATATGATTTTAAATCAAGTGAATTAAAAGAGGGAGAGTATACAGTAAAAAGATTGACTAGAGAGTACGTAATAAATGGAGAGATAATTATGTCAGAATATGAAAAATTATTTGATATAATGGATTCTCAAAAATACTATTTAGAAAGTCTTGAAAAAGTATCAGAAGAGAGAAAAAGATTAGAAAATCCACATAAATATAAAGTAGATTTATCATCTGATTTGATAGAATTGAAATATAATCTTATTAAAGGGATAAAGGCTGAAATAGAAAAGTAG